AAATTAGCAATATAATCCTTTCAGGACGTTCCATAATTCCTGTGTGGCATGATTCCCCAAGACCTTCTGCACGCGCACGTGCATAGCTGATTAAGAATGCGCCTATCAATGTCCCAAGACTGATAAATGCACCTTCATTGTCGCCCTTCCCTGCAAGATACCATGCAATAGAAAGAAATAAAAAAGCATCAGAATATCTATCAAGGACAGAGTCAAGGAATGCACCAAATCTTGAGGTCCTTCCCTTTATACGGGCAACCATGCCATCAAGCATGTCAAAAATACCACCAATAAGAATCAAAATACCACCTATCTTTATATTCCGATGAATAATAACTGCAGCAAGTGATGTTATAAGAAAACCTATAATAGTAAGAACATTTGGACTAAGTGGTATATATTTCAGGATAGGTCTGAGAGGTGTATCAAAAAAATGGCCAAGCCTTGCACTAAGCATTTACCTCTCTATTTTCCCGTTTATGAAAGCTTCCACCATATCTCTTGCTTTATCATCAGGGAACTGGGTAATGGGATGTTTCATAAAATATGCTGAAGGAGATATAAGGACACCTCCTATACCTCTGTCTCTTGCAATCTTGCAACAACGGATTGCATCTATAACGACTCCGCCGCTATTAGGCGAGTCTTCAACAGAGAGACGTAATTCTGCATGAATCGGTATATTACCAAATATTCTTCCTTCCATTCTTAAAAAACAGACCTTGTTGTCATGAAGCCAGGGTATATAATCGGAAGGTCCAATATGAATATGTTCATTCTGAAGAGGAATCTGAAGTTGTGACTGAACAGCCTCTGTCTTAGAAATCTTTTTCGATATCAATCGGTGCCTGTTCAGCATGTTAAGGAAATCTGTATTACCACCAACATTTAATTGATATGTATTATCAAGTTTAACCCCTCTATCTTCAAAAAGCTTTGTAAGGGTTCGGTGTATAATTGTTGCGCCTATCTGACTCTTAATGTCATCTCCAATAATTGGTATGTTCTTTTTCTCAAAACGCTTGATCCATTCCTTGCTCGATGCTATAAAAACAGGAATGCAATTTATAAAGCTCACACCTGCTTTCAGGCAGGCCTCGGCATAAAAAGCTGTAGCTTTTTCAGAGCCAACAGGTAAGTAATTTAGAAGAATATCTGCTCCACTCTTTTTTAGAACTTTTACAACATCAACAGCTCTTTTTTTTGCAACAATAAAGCGCCTGTTTTCTGGATATTCTTCCATATGAACAGATACACCATCTAATACCTGTCCCATCATAACCTTTACCGGAAAATCAGGTATATTTCGTGTAATTGTTTTTGTGCAATTTGGTTGTGCGAAAATGGCTTCAGCGAGTGGTTTATCGACTTTCCTCTTGTCAATATCAAATGCAGCTACAAAAATTATATCTTCAGGGCTATAACCGCCAAGATTATAATGCATTAGACCGAGCGAGCTGTCTGAATGATGTTCTCCAAGAGACTTATAATATTCAACACCCTGAATCAAAGAACTTGCACAATTTCCAACTCCAGCAATTGCAACTCTAATTTTTCCCATTGTTATCTTGTCCTCTTTTGTATTCTTTTATATAAAAGCATAATTAGATCTTCAAGTTTTATATTGAATTCTTTTAAAAGACTATCCATTGTATCTTCGCAATATAGTAAGAATCTTTTCCAGATTCTCTGAACAGTATCTTTATCAAGATTTGAAGCTGTAGCTGCTTCCCTGTAACTCATTCCTTCAAGCAGATAAAATATTACTTCTTTTATTTTTGTTTCTTTTGTATGAAAGCCAAAAAATAAAGTGCTTCTTCTCTCCGAAAACTTGAAATTACAGGTTTTACATTTCAAAAGTTTCCTTCTATTTTTCCCATAAGTATCATAGATAACAATATTACCGAGTCCCTTTTTTCCATAATCAAGGCACGTTTCATTAGGACAGAAAAAATCCTCTAATTTTATAGAAATCTCCATGAAAAGTATATATCAGAAGCTTTAATGAATGTCAAGTAATTTTTCAATAAAGTGGGGACATATTTTCAGTTATTGCATCAACTTGATCCCGAGCTTATCATAAAGGAGCTTAAAGTCAATATTTTCAGCAACCAGTCTCATGCCACGATTTACTTTTGCTACATCTCTAAGACGTATACGTACTGATAGTTTCTCTAATTTTTTAGCAATACTATATGTATCTTCACGTACTACGACAATAGGTATATCTTTCTGTTCTGCTTTGGCTATAATGATTTCACTTGGATATAATTCTCCAGTTAGAACAAGACATACAGAGCCTGACTCTATGGCTGATAGTTGGATATCAGCTCTATCTCCACCAACTATAACTGCATAATTCCTTGTCTTTTTGAAATACTCTATTGCTTTATCAACCTGCATAGCTCCAATTAAAAAATGCTCTACGCGATTGCCGAGCTTTTCGTGGCAACATAAAACTTTTCCTCCAAGGATTTCATTTAATTCCTCTACTGTAACCGATCCAACCACTGAATCATATGGAAGGGTTCCAAGAATATCAATCCCTTTTCTTCTTAAAAAAGGTAATGCATATTCCTCTGCGCTCTGCTTCAACTCTGGTGTCACTCTGTTTAGTATAACTCCGAGAAGTCTTTTTCCGAGGTCTTTCTGAGCCTGAAGTATATAATCAACAATGTATTCACCTTCATATTTAACCACCACAATAACTTTTGCATTCAAACGTTTTATTATCTTCAATCCCTGAACACCAAGGTAACTGCCGGTATATATACTTCCATATCCTCCGATTATCATGATATCTTTGTTTTTTATTAGTAAATTATATGATTTTACTATTTTTGTTAGAAGACCTTTCACATCCCTTAAATAACTATTAACAGCGAGTTCCTGAGTTAAAACTACAGGACATATTTCGGATAAAGGGTCTTTTAATTCAAGTGCCCTGTAAATACGCCATGCATCATTATCAGTAAGAATATTGTTAATCTTTACAGGCAGTATGCCTACTGGCTTTATATATCCAACCCTGAATCCATCTTTAATAAATTTGCTACCAATTCCCATGGATACAAGACTTTTACCAGTATATCCTCCTGTAGAACCGATATATAAAGAAACCATGTCAATTACCTCCTATGGTAAAACGTGCATCAATTGCTATTATACCTTCTCCACGCTTTTTGACCAGTAAAGGATTTATATCAGCCTCTACGATCTCTGGAAAATCAATAGCCATCTGTGATAAAAGTAATAAAGCATTTTCTATTGCCTCTATGTCTGCTTCTGATTCTCCTCGAACTCCTCTTAATAGTGGAAAGGTTTTTGTTTCTCGCACCATTTCATGGACATCCTCTTTGCTCAGAGGTGCAATCCTGAATGAGATGTCTTTCATAACCTCAACATAAATTCCACCAAGTCCGAACATAACCATATGTCCAAATTGAGGATCTTTTGTAATTCCTGCTATAACTTCTTTACCACCGATAATCATTTCTTGAATCATAACACCATATATATGTGCAGTTGGCATTATATTCCTCAAATGTGTAGTTATATCAAAAAAAGCATTTTCGACTTCTTTTTTGCTGTTTAAATTTACCTTTACTCCACCGATATCGCTTTTATGGATTATTTGTGGTGAAACAATCTTCATAACTACAGGATATCCTATCCCCTTTGCAGCAGCAACAGCCTCTTCTGATGTTCTTGCAAATAAACCTTTAGGTTGAGAAAATCCATAAGCATTCAATACATCATGAACTTCAGAATCTGTTAGTCTCTCACGATTTTCGCCTCTGACCTTATTGAAAATATGTTTAGCTTTTTCTTTGAATCCGCTGAATTCTTGAAAAGTCTTTTCTTTCTTCTTTATCCAGACATTATAATGGTACATTGCATGAAATGTAGCAACAGCATCTTCAGGATAATTGTAGTTAGGTACATTATATTTTGTAAGAATTTTGTTTGCTTGTTCAGTAGTCTTTTTCCCCATAAATGATGTAAGAATCGGCCTGT
The sequence above is a segment of the Nitrospirota bacterium genome. Coding sequences within it:
- a CDS encoding CDP-alcohol phosphatidyltransferase family protein, which codes for MLSARLGHFFDTPLRPILKYIPLSPNVLTIIGFLITSLAAVIIHRNIKIGGILILIGGIFDMLDGMVARIKGRTSRFGAFLDSVLDRYSDAFLFLSIAWYLAGKGDNEGAFISLGTLIGAFLISYARARAEGLGESCHTGIMERPERIILLIFATLTGWIVPILWIMLILTHFTVLQRIYYVRKKMNQ
- a CDS encoding inositol-3-phosphate synthase, translating into MGKIRVAIAGVGNCASSLIQGVEYYKSLGEHHSDSSLGLMHYNLGGYSPEDIIFVAAFDIDKRKVDKPLAEAIFAQPNCTKTITRNIPDFPVKVMMGQVLDGVSVHMEEYPENRRFIVAKKRAVDVVKVLKKSGADILLNYLPVGSEKATAFYAEACLKAGVSFINCIPVFIASSKEWIKRFEKKNIPIIGDDIKSQIGATIIHRTLTKLFEDRGVKLDNTYQLNVGGNTDFLNMLNRHRLISKKISKTEAVQSQLQIPLQNEHIHIGPSDYIPWLHDNKVCFLRMEGRIFGNIPIHAELRLSVEDSPNSGGVVIDAIRCCKIARDRGIGGVLISPSAYFMKHPITQFPDDKARDMVEAFINGKIER
- a CDS encoding phosphotransacetylase family protein — encoded protein: MVSLYIGSTGGYTGKSLVSMGIGSKFIKDGFRVGYIKPVGILPVKINNILTDNDAWRIYRALELKDPLSEICPVVLTQELAVNSYLRDVKGLLTKIVKSYNLLIKNKDIMIIGGYGSIYTGSYLGVQGLKIIKRLNAKVIVVVKYEGEYIVDYILQAQKDLGKRLLGVILNRVTPELKQSAEEYALPFLRRKGIDILGTLPYDSVVGSVTVEELNEILGGKVLCCHEKLGNRVEHFLIGAMQVDKAIEYFKKTRNYAVIVGGDRADIQLSAIESGSVCLVLTGELYPSEIIIAKAEQKDIPIVVVREDTYSIAKKLEKLSVRIRLRDVAKVNRGMRLVAENIDFKLLYDKLGIKLMQ